The following coding sequences lie in one Variovorax terrae genomic window:
- a CDS encoding ABC transporter permease: MGLLRALWGYRGFIFGTVKREFRSRYNNSLLGAAWTVINPLAMIFVYTVIFSRVMQARLPGTGTAYAYGIYLCAGILTWGLTAEITGRCVNTFLENANLLKKLTFPRLSLPVIVVLTALFNFGIIFGLFTLFLVISGNFPGWAFFAIFPVLAVQLAFSVGLGVCLGVLNVFFRDVGQLYGVLLQFWFWLTPIVYPAEVLPAKVRELIALNPMTTLIQAYQDILLRGALPNWRHVAVVAGVGLLLCIAGLSLFRRHSSDMVDEL, translated from the coding sequence ATGGGCCTGCTGCGCGCGCTGTGGGGTTATCGGGGCTTCATCTTCGGCACCGTCAAGCGGGAATTCCGGTCACGCTACAACAACTCGCTGCTGGGTGCCGCGTGGACCGTGATCAACCCGTTGGCGATGATCTTCGTCTACACCGTAATCTTCTCGCGCGTGATGCAGGCGCGGCTGCCCGGAACCGGGACGGCGTACGCCTACGGCATATACCTCTGCGCGGGGATCCTGACCTGGGGACTCACGGCAGAGATTACCGGGCGTTGCGTCAACACCTTCCTCGAGAACGCCAACCTGCTCAAGAAGCTGACTTTCCCGAGGCTGAGCCTGCCCGTCATCGTCGTGCTGACGGCGCTGTTCAATTTCGGCATCATCTTCGGCCTGTTCACGCTGTTCCTTGTTATCTCGGGTAATTTCCCCGGCTGGGCGTTCTTCGCGATCTTCCCGGTGCTAGCCGTTCAGTTGGCCTTCTCGGTCGGCCTTGGCGTGTGCCTGGGCGTGCTCAACGTGTTCTTCCGCGACGTGGGGCAGCTGTACGGCGTGTTGCTGCAGTTCTGGTTCTGGCTGACACCCATCGTCTATCCGGCCGAGGTGCTGCCCGCCAAAGTGCGCGAACTGATCGCGCTCAACCCGATGACGACATTGATCCAGGCCTACCAGGACATCCTCCTGCGCGGCGCACTGCCGAACTGGCGCCACGTTGCGGTGGTGGCGGGCGTGGGCCTGCTCCTGTGTATCGCCGGGCTCAGCCTGTTCCGTCGGCATTCGAGCGACATGGTGGACGAACTCTGA
- a CDS encoding mannose-1-phosphate guanylyltransferase/mannose-6-phosphate isomerase, which yields MHLVSIVLSGGAGTRLWPVSRQALPKPFMHLGGSSLLQQAIERGQACGAGATTIVTNQDYLFLTRGVLGGLSDPPQVRYLLEPKGRNTAPAIALAALACAQQYGTDAVMLVLPADHLIPDTESFVACALEAARHAQQGQLVVFGVPPTTPETGFGYIEVEKASRNSQKALRFVEKPDLSTAQQYLATGRFYWNSGMFCFSAGTLLQAMKDHAPQVLAAAEHAFGDSTSQDGVTRFDAHAFGLQPDISIDYAVMERATNVTLVPAKFGWSDVGSWPAVAQAHPADTSGNTFVDADGTEFAAVETTGTHVQVESHTPKVVATIGVQDLVIVDTPDALLVAHKNSAQKVKTVVDLLKERKHESTQLPAAVHRPWGTYATLKEESGYKVKRITVKPGQSLSLQYHHQRAEHWVVVQGMAIVQIGEEEHETMPGQYRYIPLKEKHRLTNIGKDELVLIEVQCGAYLGEDDIVRLADVYGRA from the coding sequence ATGCACTTGGTATCTATTGTGCTCTCGGGAGGAGCAGGAACTCGCCTATGGCCGGTATCCCGTCAAGCACTCCCCAAGCCATTCATGCACCTGGGCGGCAGTTCCCTGCTGCAGCAGGCCATAGAACGAGGCCAAGCCTGCGGTGCAGGCGCCACCACGATTGTCACCAATCAAGACTACCTGTTCCTCACACGCGGCGTCCTCGGCGGGTTGAGCGATCCGCCTCAGGTGCGTTATCTGCTGGAGCCCAAGGGGCGCAATACCGCGCCCGCCATCGCTCTGGCCGCCCTGGCTTGCGCGCAGCAGTATGGCACCGATGCGGTGATGCTGGTCCTGCCAGCCGATCACCTGATCCCCGACACGGAATCGTTTGTGGCCTGTGCCCTGGAGGCCGCGCGCCATGCACAGCAGGGGCAGCTCGTCGTATTCGGCGTGCCGCCCACCACGCCCGAAACCGGTTTTGGCTACATCGAGGTGGAGAAGGCATCCCGAAACAGCCAGAAAGCATTGCGTTTCGTTGAGAAGCCGGACCTGTCCACGGCCCAGCAGTACCTCGCCACGGGACGCTTCTACTGGAACAGCGGCATGTTCTGTTTCAGTGCCGGCACGCTCCTGCAAGCCATGAAGGACCACGCCCCGCAAGTGCTGGCCGCCGCCGAACATGCGTTTGGCGACAGCACCTCGCAGGACGGTGTCACGCGTTTCGACGCCCATGCCTTCGGCCTCCAACCCGACATCTCCATCGACTATGCAGTGATGGAGCGAGCCACCAATGTCACCCTGGTGCCCGCCAAGTTTGGCTGGAGCGACGTGGGTTCGTGGCCGGCAGTGGCCCAGGCCCATCCCGCGGACACCAGCGGCAACACGTTCGTGGACGCCGATGGCACCGAGTTTGCCGCCGTGGAGACCACCGGCACCCACGTGCAGGTGGAGAGCCACACGCCCAAGGTGGTGGCCACCATCGGCGTGCAGGATCTGGTCATCGTCGATACGCCCGACGCGCTCCTGGTGGCCCATAAGAACTCGGCCCAGAAAGTCAAGACGGTCGTGGACTTGCTCAAGGAACGCAAGCATGAAAGCACCCAGCTGCCGGCGGCCGTACACCGCCCCTGGGGCACCTACGCCACCCTCAAAGAGGAGAGCGGCTACAAGGTGAAACGCATCACTGTCAAGCCAGGCCAGTCGCTCAGCCTGCAGTATCACCACCAGCGGGCCGAGCATTGGGTGGTGGTGCAAGGCATGGCCATCGTGCAGATAGGCGAAGAAGAGCACGAAACCATGCCTGGACAATACCGCTATATCCCCCTGAAGGAAAAGCACCGCCTGACCAACATCGGCAAGGACGAACTGGTGCTGATCGAGGTGCAGTGCGGTGCCTATCTCGGCGAAGACGATATCGTGAGACTGGCCGACGTTTACGGGCGTGCTTGA